A stretch of the Candidatus Polarisedimenticolaceae bacterium genome encodes the following:
- a CDS encoding lipid II flippase MurJ, producing MTVTARLLRGFATVGALAAGVKVVSLAKELLVASSFGRAGELDAFLLALVLPTTVAGIVGGAFHQATVPLYARWRSEGGGPRAEAAMGAAFGLGLSAAAGAAFLLAVAGGPLIGTFAAGFDAGKLAVTASMALALAPLALLAAWSSMAAAPLHAVERYGAVSLVPVFTPLATIAALSAFGPSGGWPLVAGAVSGAALEGAVLAAVLRSQGLPWRPSLRGFSDPELRSVVAQAAPAMGGMLLHTATGIVDQVMASRLEAGSVAALGYASRLVSAPLGLATLALGTASFAVLSSLRAAEGAERFGRVVRRLVARVALLTTAGAAVLAAAAPWIVRALYERGRFQSADTELVASLVRILAFMVPPFVVGVLGVKVLAAAGRNRSIVPIAAVNLAASVGLNLTLVHFLGIRGIAVANVAVYSLSCAQIWWAVFRGLREDR from the coding sequence TTGACCGTCACCGCGCGGCTGCTCCGGGGATTCGCGACCGTCGGCGCCCTGGCTGCGGGGGTCAAGGTCGTCTCGCTGGCGAAGGAGCTGCTCGTCGCCTCGTCGTTCGGACGCGCGGGGGAGCTCGACGCCTTCCTCCTCGCGCTGGTCCTGCCGACGACGGTCGCCGGGATCGTGGGAGGGGCCTTCCACCAGGCCACCGTCCCGCTCTACGCGAGGTGGCGGTCGGAGGGGGGAGGGCCCCGCGCCGAGGCGGCGATGGGCGCGGCATTCGGGTTGGGGCTTTCCGCGGCGGCGGGGGCGGCGTTCCTCCTCGCGGTGGCGGGAGGACCCCTGATCGGCACCTTCGCCGCGGGATTCGATGCCGGGAAGCTCGCCGTGACGGCATCGATGGCCCTCGCCCTCGCGCCGCTCGCGCTTCTCGCCGCCTGGTCGTCGATGGCGGCGGCGCCCCTCCACGCGGTGGAGCGTTACGGCGCGGTCTCGCTCGTCCCCGTCTTCACCCCGCTCGCCACGATCGCGGCCCTCTCGGCCTTCGGGCCGTCGGGAGGATGGCCGCTTGTGGCGGGGGCGGTCTCGGGCGCGGCGCTCGAGGGGGCGGTGCTCGCCGCGGTGCTGCGTTCGCAGGGTCTTCCGTGGCGGCCGTCGCTCCGGGGATTCTCCGACCCCGAGCTCCGCAGCGTCGTCGCGCAGGCCGCCCCCGCGATGGGAGGCATGCTCCTCCACACCGCGACCGGCATCGTGGACCAGGTGATGGCCTCGAGGCTCGAAGCCGGCAGCGTCGCCGCCCTGGGGTACGCGTCGCGCCTGGTCAGCGCTCCGCTGGGACTCGCGACGCTGGCGCTGGGGACCGCCTCCTTCGCGGTCCTCTCGTCGCTCCGGGCGGCCGAGGGGGCGGAGCGGTTCGGCCGCGTCGTCCGCCGACTCGTCGCGCGGGTCGCCCTGCTGACGACGGCGGGCGCGGCCGTCCTCGCCGCGGCCGCGCCCTGGATCGTCCGGGCGCTCTACGAGCGCGGGCGGTTCCAGTCGGCGGACACCGAGCTCGTCGCGTCGCTCGTCCGCATCCTCGCCTTCATGGTCCCGCCGTTCGTCGTGGGGGTGCTCGGCGTGAAGGTCCTCGCCGCCGCGGGGCGCAATCGGAGCATCGTGCCGATCGCGGCGGTGAACCTCGCGGCGAGCGTGGGCCTGAACCTCACGTTGGTACACTTCCTCGGGATCCGGGGGATCGCCGTCGCGAACGTGGCGGTCTACTCGCTGTCCTGTGCCCAGATCTGGTGGGCCGTGTTCCGCGGCCTGCGCGAGGATCGGTGA
- a CDS encoding class I SAM-dependent methyltransferase: MDQTRIWEHFQNEGADSFAGARPRLAWLASRLARGEQVLDIGVGDGAFERFAEARGARVHVLDPDAKAIARVREALDLGERARAGYATAIPWPDAAFDTVVVSEVLEHLDDATLEGSLAEIRRVLRPGGRILGTVPADEDLAAQAAVCPDCGKRFHRWGHARRFDRDGLGATLASRFASVDVSRRWFFAWERLNVRGKLQAAARLALATVGVWGSGHNFVFEARRD; the protein is encoded by the coding sequence ATGGACCAGACGCGCATCTGGGAGCACTTCCAGAACGAGGGCGCGGACTCGTTCGCCGGCGCCCGCCCGAGGCTGGCGTGGCTCGCGTCGCGCCTGGCCCGCGGCGAGCAGGTGCTGGACATCGGGGTCGGGGACGGGGCTTTCGAACGATTCGCCGAGGCGCGCGGGGCGCGCGTGCACGTCCTCGATCCCGACGCGAAGGCGATCGCGCGCGTGCGCGAGGCGCTCGATCTCGGCGAACGGGCGCGCGCGGGGTACGCGACCGCGATCCCCTGGCCGGACGCCGCCTTCGACACGGTCGTCGTCTCCGAGGTCCTCGAGCACCTGGACGACGCCACCCTCGAAGGCAGCCTCGCCGAGATCCGCCGCGTGCTCCGGCCCGGCGGCCGCATCCTCGGCACCGTCCCGGCCGACGAGGACCTCGCGGCGCAGGCGGCGGTGTGCCCGGACTGCGGCAAGCGCTTCCACCGGTGGGGACACGCGCGCCGCTTCGATCGGGACGGACTGGGCGCGACGCTCGCCTCGCGGTTCGCGTCGGTCGACGTCTCCCGACGGTGGTTCTTCGCCTGGGAGCGGCTGAACGTCCGGGGCAAGCTCCAGGCGGCGGCCCGGCTCGCCCTCGCGACGGTGGGGGTCTGGGGGAGCGGGCACAACTTCGTCTTCGAAGCGAGGCGCGATTGA
- a CDS encoding MraY family glycosyltransferase, which produces MSPLALYPAAFALAAAVAWGFTPRVRAAAIRFGIVDKPDGLLKQHREPVAYLGGLAIYLSFLVACAFVLDFERDVLGLLLAGAIVVLVGLIDDLGSLTPWTKLAGQAVAVGVLIKSGIYIQLGFVPFWIAIALSVLWLLATTNAFNLIDIMDGLSAGTASVAAVALVVVAHLNGRVGAATMLAALAGACAGFLRWNFQPARIYMGDTGSLFLGLMLGAFAMDLAYTETNPVAALAPALILGVPLFDMLFVMYVRWRRGMPVMLGSPDHVALRLRKWRLTTRQTVLASYAATAVLGGASVAMIGASATGALGILGGLVASALVLGVWLRRIDMSL; this is translated from the coding sequence TTGAGCCCGCTGGCTCTCTATCCGGCGGCCTTTGCCCTCGCGGCCGCCGTCGCCTGGGGGTTCACGCCGCGCGTGCGCGCCGCCGCGATCCGCTTCGGGATCGTGGACAAGCCGGACGGGTTGCTCAAGCAGCACCGGGAGCCCGTCGCGTACCTCGGGGGGCTCGCGATCTACCTCAGCTTTCTCGTCGCGTGCGCCTTCGTGCTGGACTTCGAGCGGGACGTGTTGGGACTCCTGCTCGCCGGCGCCATCGTGGTGCTCGTCGGACTGATCGACGACCTGGGGTCGCTGACCCCCTGGACCAAGCTCGCGGGTCAGGCGGTCGCGGTGGGCGTGCTGATCAAGTCGGGGATCTACATTCAGCTCGGGTTCGTTCCCTTCTGGATCGCCATCGCCCTGTCGGTCCTCTGGCTCCTTGCGACCACCAACGCCTTCAACCTGATCGACATCATGGACGGGCTGTCCGCGGGGACGGCCTCGGTCGCGGCGGTGGCGCTCGTCGTCGTGGCGCACCTCAACGGACGCGTCGGGGCGGCGACGATGCTCGCGGCGCTCGCCGGGGCCTGCGCGGGGTTCCTGCGATGGAACTTCCAGCCGGCGCGCATCTACATGGGCGACACCGGGAGCCTGTTCCTCGGCCTGATGCTCGGTGCCTTCGCGATGGACCTCGCGTACACCGAGACGAATCCCGTCGCGGCGCTGGCGCCGGCCCTGATCCTCGGCGTGCCTCTGTTCGACATGCTGTTCGTGATGTACGTCCGCTGGCGCCGCGGCATGCCCGTGATGCTCGGGAGCCCCGACCACGTCGCGCTGCGCCTGCGGAAGTGGCGCCTGACGACCCGTCAGACCGTCCTCGCCTCGTACGCGGCGACCGCGGTGCTGGGAGGCGCGTCGGTGGCGATGATCGGCGCCTCCGCCACCGGGGCCCTGGGCATCCTCGGCGGCCTCGTGGCCTCGGCGCTCGTCCTCGGCGTATGGCTGCGCCGGATCGACATGTCCTTGTGA
- a CDS encoding FAD-dependent oxidoreductase, translating to MIVILGGGLAGLATSLFLKDVPHVVLEADAVPGGLCRTRAVDGFLFDYTGHLLHLRDPRIVALVEELLPGGLETVERRAYIRTCGVTLPFPFQANLHGLPREVVAECIVGFAETLGTAVPADPEISFRDWSLAVLGRGISEAFMFPYNAKLFRREPAEMTADWVSWAIPKPNLREVVQGALGVVNRGMGYNATFRYPRSGGIGALPEALHRRVADRVRCGARVTTVDLDRRTVRLEGGETLAWDRLVSTAPLPALLGMVGEPAPELDWTVVGCLNLGFDRPGLGGDAQWIYFPDPEVPFYRVGFSHNIVPGVCPEGTSSLYVEFGMKRGEAADPEHLEAATVAALRREGFLDGDERVVVRDFVRIDPGYVIFDRARRRVMAEAVPRLEASGVIPIGRYGAWTYSYMERAMLDGLDAAERLRRGA from the coding sequence ATGATCGTGATCCTCGGCGGCGGCCTCGCGGGGCTCGCCACCTCGCTCTTCCTGAAGGACGTGCCGCACGTCGTGCTGGAGGCGGACGCCGTTCCGGGCGGCCTCTGCCGCACGCGCGCCGTCGACGGTTTCCTGTTCGACTACACGGGGCACCTCCTGCACCTGCGCGACCCGAGGATCGTCGCGCTGGTCGAGGAGTTGCTCCCGGGCGGCCTCGAGACGGTCGAGCGGCGCGCGTACATCCGCACGTGCGGCGTCACCCTCCCGTTCCCGTTCCAGGCGAACCTCCACGGCCTCCCGCGGGAGGTCGTCGCCGAGTGCATCGTCGGATTCGCCGAGACCCTCGGCACCGCCGTCCCCGCCGATCCCGAGATCTCGTTCCGCGACTGGTCGCTCGCCGTGCTCGGTCGCGGGATCAGCGAAGCCTTCATGTTCCCGTACAACGCGAAGCTGTTCCGGCGCGAGCCCGCGGAGATGACCGCGGACTGGGTCTCGTGGGCGATCCCGAAGCCCAACCTGCGGGAGGTGGTCCAGGGGGCGCTGGGCGTCGTGAACCGCGGGATGGGATACAACGCGACGTTCCGGTACCCCCGATCGGGGGGGATCGGTGCGCTCCCCGAGGCGTTGCACCGTCGCGTCGCCGACCGCGTGCGCTGCGGCGCCCGTGTGACGACGGTCGACCTCGACCGCCGGACGGTCCGCCTCGAGGGGGGCGAGACCCTGGCCTGGGACCGTCTCGTGTCCACGGCCCCGCTCCCGGCGCTGCTCGGGATGGTCGGGGAGCCGGCGCCCGAGCTCGACTGGACCGTCGTGGGCTGCCTGAACCTCGGGTTCGACCGCCCCGGTCTCGGCGGCGACGCCCAATGGATCTACTTCCCCGACCCCGAGGTCCCGTTCTACCGCGTCGGGTTCTCCCACAACATCGTTCCCGGCGTCTGCCCGGAGGGAACGTCGTCCCTCTACGTCGAGTTCGGGATGAAACGCGGCGAGGCCGCGGACCCCGAGCATCTCGAGGCGGCCACGGTCGCGGCGCTGCGCCGGGAAGGGTTCCTCGACGGGGACGAGCGCGTCGTGGTGAGGGACTTCGTGAGGATCGACCCGGGTTACGTGATCTTCGACCGCGCGCGCCGGCGCGTCATGGCCGAGGCCGTGCCGCGGCTCGAGGCGAGCGGGGTGATTCCCATCGGGCGGTACGGCGCCTGGACCTACTCGTACATGGAGCGCGCGATGCTCGACGGGCTCGACGCCGCAGAACGCCTGCGCCGGGGGGCCTGA